Proteins encoded together in one Agromyces sp. 3263 window:
- a CDS encoding MurR/RpiR family transcriptional regulator codes for MASEPAPVTSVAEAIRSRMGELSPAERKVGRALLNGYPSAGFETVARLASRAGVSGPTVVRFATRLGYRGFPEFQQALRDDLDQRSASPLAIYDRGVEHPSPAEPADPAAIAVSSVERTFATVPPHDIEACAEALADPRAQIRLAGGRYSQLLARFLELHLRSMRPGAAMLPDETSSRAAEMGTLTRRDVLVLFDFRRYEEPTRALAEFAAAKRTRVVLFTDTWMSPIASVATVVLPSATDSSSPFDAMTPAMALVEAVIASCFERLGESATERMRHTERDAHALGLV; via the coding sequence ATGGCGAGTGAACCGGCGCCGGTCACGTCCGTGGCCGAGGCGATCCGTTCGCGCATGGGCGAGCTCTCGCCCGCCGAGCGCAAGGTCGGGCGGGCGCTGCTCAACGGCTACCCGTCCGCCGGGTTCGAGACGGTGGCGCGGCTGGCCTCCCGGGCGGGGGTGAGCGGGCCCACGGTGGTGCGATTCGCGACGAGGCTCGGCTACCGGGGATTCCCCGAGTTCCAGCAGGCGCTCAGGGACGACCTCGACCAGCGTTCGGCCTCGCCGCTCGCGATCTACGACCGCGGGGTCGAGCACCCCTCGCCGGCGGAGCCGGCCGATCCCGCCGCCATCGCCGTGTCCTCCGTGGAGCGCACGTTCGCCACGGTGCCGCCCCACGACATCGAGGCGTGCGCGGAGGCGCTCGCGGATCCGCGAGCGCAGATCCGGCTCGCCGGCGGCCGCTACAGCCAGCTCCTCGCTCGGTTCCTCGAGCTGCACCTGCGCTCGATGCGCCCCGGCGCCGCGATGCTTCCCGACGAGACCAGCAGCCGGGCGGCGGAGATGGGCACCCTGACCCGCCGCGACGTGCTCGTGCTCTTCGACTTCCGGCGGTATGAGGAGCCGACCCGGGCGCTGGCCGAGTTCGCCGCCGCGAAGCGGACGCGGGTGGTGCTCTTCACCGACACCTGGATGTCGCCCATCGCCTCCGTGGCGACGGTGGTGCTCCCGAGCGCCACGGACTCGTCGTCGCCGTTCGATGCGATGACGCCGGCGATGGCCCTCGTCGAAGCGGTGATCGCCTCGTGCTTCGAGCGGCTCGGCGAGTCGGCGACCGAGCGGATGCGCCACACCGAACGCGACGCGCACGCACTCGGGCTGGTGTGA
- a CDS encoding M20/M25/M40 family metallo-hydrolase, with the protein MPLDLSRPVGLRTTLPSESPTWLASLRAAVEGAVAGYRTDLAELVSIDSGSADVDGVNRVADWCAGRLAADGLTVARTATDPVGGVRRGDVVVARRRGTGTATVLLFGHMDTVFPTGEAARRPYRESDGRAYGPGVSDDKGGLLAGLAAARALEASGWRGYGELIIALTPDEEVGSPASRAQLATLAGEADVALSLECARENGDLVSARKGIADVRLEVRGRAAHSGIEPERGANAAAEAAHLVLDLLALNASRPGVTVNVGNVSAGSRPNIVPDAAELLVEVRARTLDDLEAVLDAIDERASAVKVAGTSVFAVRQDVCPPLEAASTAPVVAAAADVADRLGFRVQAGPTGGASDANFVAAVGVPTLDGLGPIGGDDHAATEWLDLDSVPERVALLAALIADLAHRRPLRCDVIS; encoded by the coding sequence GTGCCGCTCGATCTTTCGCGACCGGTCGGGCTTCGCACCACCCTCCCGTCCGAATCGCCGACCTGGCTCGCGTCCCTCCGTGCCGCCGTCGAGGGCGCGGTCGCCGGCTACCGCACTGACCTCGCCGAACTCGTCTCGATCGACTCCGGCAGCGCCGACGTCGACGGCGTGAATCGCGTCGCCGACTGGTGCGCGGGCCGCCTCGCTGCCGACGGGCTCACCGTCGCCCGCACGGCCACCGACCCCGTCGGTGGTGTCCGCCGCGGCGATGTCGTCGTGGCCCGTCGGCGTGGGACCGGCACGGCCACGGTGCTCCTCTTCGGGCACATGGACACGGTCTTCCCCACCGGCGAGGCGGCACGCCGGCCGTATCGGGAGTCGGACGGGCGGGCGTACGGACCGGGAGTCAGCGACGACAAGGGCGGGCTCCTGGCCGGTCTCGCCGCGGCCCGGGCCCTCGAAGCCAGCGGATGGCGCGGCTACGGCGAGCTCATCATCGCGCTCACCCCCGATGAGGAGGTCGGGTCGCCCGCGAGCCGCGCGCAGCTCGCGACGTTGGCCGGCGAGGCGGATGTCGCCCTGTCCCTGGAGTGCGCGAGGGAGAACGGCGACCTCGTGTCGGCGAGGAAGGGCATCGCCGACGTGCGCCTGGAGGTCAGGGGCCGAGCGGCGCACTCCGGCATCGAGCCCGAGCGCGGCGCGAACGCAGCGGCGGAGGCCGCGCACCTGGTGCTCGACCTGCTCGCCCTCAACGCCAGCCGCCCCGGCGTCACGGTGAACGTCGGCAACGTCTCGGCCGGGAGCCGCCCGAACATCGTCCCCGACGCGGCCGAGCTCCTCGTCGAGGTCCGCGCGCGGACCCTTGACGACCTCGAGGCGGTGCTCGACGCCATCGACGAGCGGGCGTCGGCCGTCAAGGTGGCGGGCACCAGCGTCTTCGCCGTCCGGCAGGACGTCTGCCCGCCGTTGGAGGCCGCGTCGACCGCCCCGGTCGTCGCCGCGGCGGCGGATGTCGCGGACCGCCTGGGCTTCCGCGTCCAGGCCGGTCCGACCGGCGGCGCGTCCGATGCCAACTTCGTGGCTGCCGTGGGCGTGCCGACCCTCGACGGGCTCGGGCCGATCGGCGGCGACGACCACGCTGCGACGGAATGGCTCGACCTCGACAGCGTGCCCGAGCGGGTCGCGCTCCTCGCCGCGCTCATCGCCGACCTCGCGCACCGCCGGCCACTACGCTGTGACGTGATCTCGTGA
- a CDS encoding amino acid ABC transporter ATP-binding protein, protein MTAAAPQAAPPADPTGPTAGPMVEAVEVHKRFGSLEVLQGITMSVERGQVVCLLGPSGSGKSTFLRCINHLEQIDSGVIRVAGETVGYREKDGRLFELREKEVATQRRKVGMVFQRFNLFPHMTALENVMEAPTQVLGRSRAQSRDDGIRLLEQVGLGDKAGTYPAQLSGGQQQRVAIARALAMDPQVMLFDEPTSALDPELVGDVLDVMRGLAERGMTMIVVTHEIGFAREVADVAVFMDGGVVVEQGDPRQVLVEPAEERTRSFLSKVL, encoded by the coding sequence ATGACCGCCGCCGCCCCACAGGCCGCCCCTCCTGCCGACCCCACCGGCCCCACCGCCGGCCCCATGGTCGAGGCCGTCGAGGTGCACAAGCGCTTCGGCAGCCTCGAGGTGCTGCAGGGCATCACGATGTCCGTCGAGCGTGGCCAGGTCGTGTGCCTGCTCGGCCCCTCGGGGTCGGGGAAGTCCACGTTCCTCCGGTGCATCAACCACCTCGAGCAGATCGACTCGGGCGTGATCCGCGTCGCCGGTGAGACGGTCGGCTACCGGGAGAAGGACGGCCGACTCTTCGAACTGCGCGAGAAGGAGGTCGCCACCCAACGCCGCAAGGTCGGCATGGTGTTCCAGCGGTTCAACCTGTTCCCCCACATGACCGCCCTCGAGAACGTGATGGAGGCGCCGACCCAGGTGCTCGGGCGTTCGAGGGCCCAGTCGCGTGACGACGGCATTCGCCTGCTCGAACAGGTCGGGCTCGGCGACAAGGCGGGGACGTATCCGGCGCAACTCTCGGGCGGCCAGCAGCAGCGGGTGGCCATCGCGCGAGCGCTCGCCATGGACCCCCAGGTCATGCTGTTCGACGAGCCGACGTCTGCGCTGGACCCCGAGCTCGTCGGCGACGTGCTCGACGTCATGCGCGGGCTCGCGGAGCGGGGCATGACCATGATCGTGGTGACCCACGAGATCGGGTTCGCGCGGGAGGTCGCCGACGTGGCGGTCTTCATGGACGGCGGGGTCGTCGTCGAGCAGGGCGATCCGCGGCAGGTGCTCGTCGAGCCGGCCGAGGAGCGCACGCGGTCGTTCCTGTCGAAGGTGCTCTGA
- a CDS encoding amino acid ABC transporter permease — protein sequence MTATKPSALTAPEGPRGSSGAARPRPVEAVPVRHPGRWIAAVLVLVIGIATLSSILQNPNLDLPTVGEYLFKPLTLSGVVITLWLTAASMVVGVIGGIVVAVMRLSPNPVLSIAAALFIWVFRGTPLLLQLIFWGFIGAFIPKVVIGVPFTSVEFWSFTTSDLIPATVAALLALGLNEMAYAAEIVRAGIQSVDPGQTEAAHSLGMSPMKTLRRIVLPQAMRVIIPPMGNETITMLKSTSLVAIVAGDDLMSNIREAYTQNYKIIPLLIVAAIWYLALTSILSIPQMWLERRYGRGFTGVRPTLGSRVSTFTQSLTLPARASKKESAS from the coding sequence ATGACCGCAACGAAGCCGTCAGCCCTGACGGCGCCCGAGGGACCGCGCGGCTCCTCGGGCGCCGCCCGCCCCCGACCCGTGGAGGCGGTGCCCGTGCGGCATCCGGGCCGCTGGATCGCCGCAGTGCTCGTCCTCGTGATCGGCATCGCGACCCTGTCGTCGATCCTCCAGAACCCGAACCTCGACCTCCCGACGGTGGGGGAGTACCTCTTCAAGCCCCTGACGCTCAGCGGCGTCGTCATCACCCTCTGGCTCACCGCGGCATCCATGGTGGTGGGCGTCATCGGCGGCATCGTGGTCGCCGTCATGCGCCTCTCGCCGAACCCGGTGCTCTCGATCGCCGCGGCCCTCTTCATCTGGGTCTTCCGCGGCACGCCGCTGCTGCTGCAGCTCATCTTCTGGGGCTTCATCGGCGCCTTCATCCCGAAGGTCGTCATCGGCGTGCCGTTCACCTCGGTGGAGTTCTGGTCGTTCACGACGAGCGACCTCATCCCGGCCACCGTGGCCGCGCTGCTCGCGCTCGGGCTCAACGAGATGGCGTACGCCGCGGAGATCGTGCGCGCGGGGATCCAGTCCGTGGATCCCGGCCAGACGGAAGCCGCCCACTCGCTGGGCATGTCCCCGATGAAGACCCTGCGGCGGATCGTGCTCCCGCAGGCGATGCGCGTGATCATCCCGCCCATGGGCAACGAGACGATCACGATGCTCAAGAGCACCTCGCTCGTCGCCATCGTCGCCGGTGACGACCTGATGTCGAACATCCGCGAGGCGTACACCCAGAACTACAAGATCATCCCGCTGCTCATCGTCGCGGCGATCTGGTACCTGGCGCTGACCTCGATCCTCTCGATTCCGCAGATGTGGCTGGAGCGCCGCTACGGCCGCGGCTTCACCGGCGTGCGCCCCACGCTGGGGTCGCGGGTCTCCACGTTCACCCAGAGCCTCACCCTGCCCGCGCGTGCCTCGAAGAAGGAGTCCGCCTCATGA
- a CDS encoding ABC transporter substrate-binding protein — protein sequence MSRSPLPSAGRLTAALTLVSATALLATGCTAASAEGEPAASEPVKIAGIEITVDEDAAALLPPEIADAGSVKVATDAPYAPFEMFTEEGSDELTGVDVDLGRAIGAKLGVDFEFEQQAFDGIIPALQAGNFDATITAMTSSVERMEVLTFVDYSASGTGILTAAGNPEGIEGFLDLCGADVAVQAATSQVDLVNDVWQGECEANGLEPIALSEFPSDADAQLAITSGKAIASLLTKPSAGYVAKTTNDGKTFEVVEDPEAPNGYDATLNGIGVLKDDPAFAEAIQAALQSLMDDGTYEAILDQYGVTGIGIDEATINGAASS from the coding sequence ATGTCGCGTTCCCCACTTCCCTCCGCTGGTCGCCTCACCGCGGCCCTCACGCTGGTCTCCGCAACGGCGCTGCTCGCCACGGGATGCACCGCCGCATCCGCCGAGGGTGAGCCCGCGGCATCCGAGCCGGTGAAGATCGCCGGTATCGAGATCACCGTCGATGAGGACGCCGCGGCACTGCTGCCGCCCGAGATCGCGGACGCCGGCTCGGTCAAGGTCGCGACCGACGCCCCGTACGCGCCCTTCGAGATGTTCACCGAGGAGGGGTCCGATGAGCTGACCGGGGTCGACGTCGACCTCGGCCGTGCGATCGGCGCCAAGCTCGGCGTCGACTTCGAGTTCGAGCAGCAGGCGTTCGACGGCATCATCCCGGCACTGCAGGCCGGCAACTTCGACGCGACCATCACCGCCATGACCTCGAGCGTCGAGCGGATGGAGGTGCTCACCTTCGTCGACTACTCCGCGTCGGGCACCGGCATCCTGACCGCGGCCGGCAACCCCGAGGGCATCGAGGGCTTCCTCGACCTCTGCGGCGCCGACGTCGCCGTGCAGGCGGCGACGAGCCAGGTGGACCTGGTCAACGACGTCTGGCAGGGCGAATGCGAGGCGAACGGACTGGAGCCCATCGCGCTGTCGGAGTTCCCGTCCGACGCGGATGCCCAGCTCGCGATCACGAGCGGCAAGGCGATCGCCTCGCTGCTCACCAAGCCGAGCGCCGGATACGTGGCGAAGACGACCAACGACGGCAAGACGTTCGAGGTCGTCGAGGATCCTGAGGCCCCGAACGGCTACGACGCCACGCTGAACGGCATCGGCGTGCTCAAGGACGACCCGGCGTTCGCCGAGGCGATCCAGGCCGCGCTCCAGTCGCTCATGGACGACGGCACCTACGAAGCCATCCTCGACCAGTACGGTGTCACCGGCATCGGCATCGACGAAGCCACCATCAACGGCGCCGCCTCCTCGTGA
- a CDS encoding phytanoyl-CoA dioxygenase family protein yields the protein MSQTVHARPPQAGLVAPGAYHLTPEEIAQFDAQGYLVLRGRIPAPLLERLRAAADGWIADGRALDEQDPAASDYQWATRGGERRMFRVDYLHGKGRAASLELLGSPAVLGIAESLAGPNLVPTYESLVFKDEGDGAAIDWHQDAVHPRTHRIFNVDVYLDASRAGEGALRVAPGSHLAPVDVCQLQEEYGWDAPGVIQVELEPGDVLVHDVMVVHGSEAVTGNRLRRTIYYEFRAAEQIADEGPWDAEWVDRRLRLLPVALGEHERANPDAPQFTWNVAPELAPAVGDDHDEELRIAHLVHSPGSYCSAGSVPFAATT from the coding sequence ATGAGCCAGACCGTCCACGCCCGCCCGCCGCAGGCCGGACTCGTCGCGCCAGGCGCGTACCACCTCACGCCCGAGGAGATCGCGCAGTTCGATGCGCAGGGATACCTCGTGCTGCGCGGCCGCATCCCCGCACCGCTGCTCGAACGCCTGCGAGCCGCGGCCGACGGGTGGATCGCCGACGGTCGCGCGCTCGATGAGCAGGACCCCGCGGCATCCGACTACCAATGGGCCACGCGGGGCGGGGAACGCCGCATGTTCCGCGTCGACTACCTGCACGGCAAGGGACGCGCCGCCTCGCTCGAACTGCTCGGGAGCCCGGCCGTGCTCGGCATCGCCGAGAGCCTGGCCGGGCCGAACCTCGTGCCCACCTACGAGTCGCTCGTCTTCAAGGACGAGGGCGACGGCGCCGCCATCGACTGGCATCAGGACGCCGTCCACCCGCGCACCCACCGCATCTTCAACGTCGACGTCTACCTCGACGCGTCCCGTGCGGGCGAGGGCGCGCTGCGCGTGGCACCCGGCTCGCACCTCGCCCCGGTCGACGTCTGCCAGCTCCAGGAGGAGTACGGGTGGGATGCGCCGGGCGTGATCCAGGTGGAGCTGGAACCGGGGGATGTCCTCGTGCATGACGTGATGGTCGTGCACGGGTCGGAAGCGGTGACCGGCAATCGGCTCCGCCGTACGATCTACTACGAGTTCCGCGCCGCCGAGCAGATCGCGGACGAGGGTCCGTGGGACGCCGAGTGGGTCGACCGGCGACTGCGGCTGCTGCCCGTCGCGCTGGGGGAGCACGAACGAGCGAATCCGGATGCGCCGCAGTTCACGTGGAATGTCGCCCCCGAGCTCGCGCCCGCGGTGGGCGACGATCACGACGAGGAGCTCCGCATCGCGCACCTCGTGCACAGCCCCGGCTCGTACTGCAGCGCGGGGAGCGTGCCGTTCGCCGCGACGACCTGA
- a CDS encoding helix-turn-helix domain-containing protein produces MLRSSFGLACWQGEAGPMTVAHRHDDVEFNLATVDLEYLVDGRPFSIPAGRLAVFWAARPHQLVSAAGSQVVTWLTVPLDRVLGWGLSRRFVERMLAGEFALLDHDGALGLGDRVPGWQAELAGDDDEHRTAVLEIEAFARRVARASSADAAANAAASGSGIRPQAAAMAAWISEHAHEEVRVPEVARQVHLHPQYAMAVFRDALGITIGEYLTQCRIARAQHLLLATRMPVPEVGFASGFRSQSQFYARFRERCGEPPAAYRRRLGSAVD; encoded by the coding sequence ATGCTCAGGTCTTCCTTCGGGCTCGCATGCTGGCAGGGCGAGGCGGGTCCGATGACGGTGGCCCATCGCCACGACGACGTCGAGTTCAACCTCGCCACCGTGGACCTCGAGTACCTCGTCGACGGCCGGCCGTTCTCGATCCCGGCCGGGCGGCTCGCGGTGTTCTGGGCGGCCAGGCCGCATCAGCTCGTGAGCGCGGCCGGCAGCCAGGTGGTCACCTGGCTCACGGTCCCGCTCGACCGCGTGCTGGGATGGGGGCTCTCCCGCCGCTTCGTCGAGCGGATGCTCGCCGGTGAGTTCGCGCTCCTCGACCACGACGGGGCGCTCGGCCTCGGCGACCGCGTCCCGGGGTGGCAGGCGGAACTGGCGGGCGACGACGACGAGCACCGCACGGCCGTCCTCGAGATCGAGGCGTTCGCCCGGCGCGTGGCGCGAGCGTCGTCGGCGGATGCCGCTGCGAATGCCGCGGCATCCGGATCAGGCATCCGCCCCCAGGCCGCGGCAATGGCCGCGTGGATCTCGGAGCACGCGCACGAGGAGGTGCGCGTGCCGGAGGTCGCACGCCAGGTGCACCTGCATCCGCAGTACGCGATGGCCGTCTTCCGCGACGCCCTCGGCATCACGATCGGCGAGTACCTCACGCAGTGCCGCATCGCCCGCGCACAGCACCTGCTGCTCGCGACGAGGATGCCGGTGCCCGAGGTGGGATTCGCGTCGGGCTTCCGCTCGCAGAGCCAGTTCTACGCCCGCTTCCGCGAGCGATGCGGTGAGCCGCCGGCCGCGTATCGACGCCGATTGGGCAGCGCGGTCGACTGA
- a CDS encoding LacI family DNA-binding transcriptional regulator, producing the protein MSTPSHSPRRATVHDVATEAGVSRGTVSRYVNGERYVSAHAREAIEAAIRKVGYTPNTAARNLVMQRTQAIGFIVHEPHSLFVEDPNIGSILLGANTTLSEADHQMVCLIVDSDRDTDRVARYLGGGFVDGVIIVSARENDPITRVVERLALPAVYVGHPPGLVSGAYIGIDNRGAARAITERLMGTGRRRIAMIAAALDRDSGADRLAGFTDALGDRFDERIVEPIPFYSYSEGRAAMLSLLERDPAIDGVFAASDAVAAGAMEALRSTGRSVPLDTGVVGFDDSAWATRTQPALSTVRQPAAVLGSRAAALVLDRLRGDVDTSGLLLDTEIVWRDSA; encoded by the coding sequence GTGTCCACCCCGTCGCACTCCCCGAGGCGCGCCACCGTGCACGACGTCGCCACGGAGGCCGGCGTCTCACGCGGCACGGTCAGCCGGTACGTGAACGGCGAGCGGTACGTCTCCGCGCACGCGCGAGAGGCCATCGAAGCGGCGATCCGCAAGGTCGGGTACACGCCGAACACGGCCGCGCGCAACCTCGTCATGCAGCGCACGCAGGCCATCGGGTTCATCGTGCACGAACCCCACTCGCTGTTCGTCGAGGACCCCAACATCGGCTCGATCCTGCTCGGCGCCAACACGACGCTGTCAGAGGCGGACCACCAGATGGTGTGCCTGATCGTCGACTCCGACCGCGACACCGACCGCGTCGCCCGCTACCTCGGCGGCGGCTTCGTCGACGGCGTGATCATCGTCTCGGCTCGCGAGAACGACCCGATCACCCGGGTCGTGGAGCGGCTCGCCCTGCCCGCGGTGTACGTGGGGCACCCGCCGGGGCTCGTCTCCGGTGCCTACATCGGGATCGACAACCGGGGTGCGGCGCGCGCCATCACCGAACGGCTCATGGGCACCGGCCGCCGTCGCATCGCGATGATCGCCGCCGCCCTCGACCGGGACTCCGGGGCCGACCGACTCGCCGGGTTCACCGACGCGCTCGGCGACCGGTTCGACGAGCGGATCGTGGAGCCGATCCCGTTCTACTCGTACTCCGAGGGGCGGGCCGCGATGCTCTCGCTCCTCGAACGGGATCCGGCGATCGACGGCGTGTTCGCGGCATCCGACGCCGTCGCGGCCGGCGCGATGGAGGCGCTGCGCTCGACGGGGCGGAGCGTGCCCCTCGACACGGGCGTCGTCGGCTTCGACGACAGCGCGTGGGCCACACGCACCCAGCCCGCGCTCTCGACCGTGCGGCAGCCCGCCGCCGTGCTCGGCAGCCGCGCGGCCGCCCTCGTGCTCGATCGCCTCCGCGGCGACGTCGACACGAGCGGCCTCCTGCTCGACACCGAGATCGTCTGGCGGGACTCGGCCTGA
- a CDS encoding beta-galactosidase produces MYHLATMAPQPTADASRPRFQHQGVAFGCDYNPEQWDPSVWREDVALMQEAGVDLVAVNIFGWSRLQGPDGSFDFTDLDTVIELLHEAGVRVNLGTGTASPPPWLTARHPEILPVMADGTTRHPGGRQAWCPSSPVFRASALALVDAVAERYGEHPAVALWHVSNELGCHNALCHCDASTRAFRDWLERRYGTIAELNRAWGTSFWSQRYTDWNEIGTPRLTVSTRNPGQVLDFHRFSSDELLGYYRSEAAIIRSRSERPITTNFMVTAHIRNLDYWTWAPEMDVVANDHYLDHRLDDPRAELAFAADLTRGLAGGEPWLLMEHSTGSVNWQPVNAAKEPGQMLRDSLTHVARGADAVCFFQWRASLQGSEKFHSALLPHAGTTSALWREAVELGSIIGRLDQVAGARVVADVALLFSWESWWASDAENRPTHEIEYLDQVHALYGALRDLGVTVDIVRPGADLTAYRLVVVPGLYSVRDAEAATLDDAVAAGAHVLVTFYSGIVDESDRVRPGGYPGVWRDLLGIRVEEFAPLLPGTPLTLESGASASLWSERIEVTDAAVVDRFADGPAAGRPAITRRAAASGTDGGDAWYLGTLLEQGALRDLVGRVLEGAGVEADPAASASVEVVRRVGAEHSYRFIINHGTDDIDVVARGTELVTGDAIAGSCPVPAGAVRVVREEGAA; encoded by the coding sequence ATGTACCACCTCGCCACGATGGCGCCGCAGCCCACCGCCGACGCGTCGCGTCCCCGCTTCCAGCACCAGGGCGTCGCCTTCGGCTGCGACTACAACCCCGAGCAGTGGGACCCCTCGGTCTGGCGCGAGGACGTCGCGCTCATGCAGGAGGCCGGCGTCGACCTGGTGGCCGTGAACATCTTCGGCTGGTCCCGCCTGCAGGGTCCCGACGGCTCGTTCGACTTCACCGACCTCGACACCGTGATCGAGCTCCTCCACGAGGCGGGCGTCCGGGTGAACCTCGGCACCGGTACCGCATCGCCCCCGCCATGGCTGACCGCACGCCACCCCGAGATCCTCCCGGTGATGGCCGACGGCACCACGCGGCATCCGGGCGGCCGGCAGGCCTGGTGCCCCAGCTCCCCCGTCTTCCGGGCCTCCGCCCTCGCGCTCGTCGATGCGGTGGCCGAACGATACGGCGAGCACCCCGCCGTCGCGCTCTGGCACGTGTCGAACGAGCTCGGATGCCACAACGCCCTCTGCCACTGCGATGCGAGCACCCGCGCGTTCCGCGACTGGCTCGAGCGGCGCTACGGCACCATCGCCGAGCTCAATCGGGCTTGGGGCACGAGCTTCTGGAGCCAGCGCTACACCGACTGGAACGAGATCGGCACCCCGCGCCTCACGGTCTCCACGCGCAACCCCGGCCAGGTGCTCGACTTCCACCGGTTCTCCTCCGACGAGCTGCTCGGGTACTACCGCTCGGAGGCCGCGATCATCCGCAGCCGCAGCGAGCGGCCGATCACCACGAACTTCATGGTCACCGCGCACATCCGGAACCTCGACTACTGGACCTGGGCGCCCGAGATGGACGTGGTCGCGAACGACCATTACCTCGACCACCGCCTCGACGATCCCCGCGCCGAACTCGCCTTCGCCGCCGACCTCACGCGCGGTCTCGCCGGCGGCGAGCCGTGGCTCCTGATGGAGCACTCGACCGGATCGGTCAACTGGCAGCCCGTCAACGCCGCCAAGGAACCCGGACAGATGCTGCGCGACTCCCTGACGCACGTCGCCCGCGGCGCCGACGCCGTCTGCTTCTTCCAGTGGCGCGCCTCCCTGCAGGGATCCGAGAAGTTCCACTCGGCGCTGCTGCCGCACGCGGGCACGACGTCCGCGCTGTGGCGCGAGGCCGTCGAGCTCGGCTCGATCATCGGTCGACTCGACCAGGTCGCGGGCGCCCGTGTGGTCGCCGACGTCGCCCTGCTCTTCAGTTGGGAGTCGTGGTGGGCGAGCGACGCCGAGAACCGCCCGACCCACGAGATCGAGTACCTCGACCAGGTGCACGCCCTCTACGGCGCACTGCGCGACCTGGGCGTCACGGTCGACATCGTGCGGCCCGGTGCCGACCTCACCGCGTACCGTCTCGTCGTCGTTCCCGGCCTCTACTCGGTGCGTGACGCCGAGGCCGCCACCCTCGACGACGCCGTCGCCGCCGGCGCCCACGTGCTCGTCACCTTCTACAGCGGCATCGTCGACGAATCCGATCGGGTCCGTCCCGGCGGCTACCCCGGCGTGTGGCGCGACCTGCTCGGCATTCGGGTCGAGGAGTTCGCCCCGCTGCTGCCCGGTACGCCGCTGACCCTCGAGTCCGGTGCCTCCGCGTCGCTCTGGAGCGAACGCATCGAGGTGACGGATGCCGCGGTCGTCGACCGGTTCGCCGACGGCCCCGCCGCCGGGCGCCCCGCGATCACACGCCGCGCCGCGGCATCCGGAACCGACGGCGGTGACGCCTGGTACCTCGGCACGCTGCTCGAGCAGGGCGCCCTGCGCGACCTCGTCGGCCGCGTGCTCGAAGGTGCCGGCGTCGAGGCCGACCCCGCGGCATCCGCCTCGGTCGAGGTCGTGCGCCGGGTCGGCGCCGAGCACTCGTACCGATTCATCATCAACCACGGCACGGACGACATCGACGTCGTCGCCCGCGGAACGGAACTCGTGACCGGCGACGCCATCGCCGGATCGTGCCCCGTTCCCGCCGGAGCCGTGCGCGTCGTCAGAGAGGAAGGAGCGGCATGA
- a CDS encoding sugar ABC transporter permease, whose product MTAPVTTTGAPAAPGIDAGPSPAPRPRRRVQHPGAIVAFVAPFGLLYLLFYVVPIGYAIYQSLLVVEREGTFGEATEVFGGLTQYALVFQNEPFWTSVGRVLAFGVVQVPIMLGLALLFALLLDSPLLRGKKFFRLAFFVPYAVPGVIAAIMWGFLFSPNLSPFQELTRNVDFLGADLVLWSIANVVTWVFVGYNMLIIYSSLLAIPAEIYEAAVLDGAGQGRIAWSIKIPLVRPALILTAIFSIIGTLQLLAEPQVFRSFSSAVTSTYTPNMTIYATSSIPNVNLAAAFSVVLALATFILSFTFLRITRKKAEA is encoded by the coding sequence ATGACCGCCCCCGTCACCACCACCGGCGCCCCCGCGGCCCCCGGGATCGACGCCGGTCCCTCCCCCGCGCCGCGGCCACGCCGACGCGTGCAGCACCCCGGAGCCATCGTCGCGTTCGTCGCCCCGTTCGGACTGCTCTACCTGCTGTTCTACGTCGTGCCCATCGGGTACGCGATCTACCAGTCGCTGCTCGTCGTCGAGCGAGAAGGCACGTTCGGCGAGGCCACTGAGGTGTTCGGCGGGCTCACCCAGTACGCGCTCGTCTTCCAGAACGAGCCGTTCTGGACCTCCGTCGGCCGGGTCCTCGCGTTCGGCGTCGTCCAGGTGCCCATCATGCTCGGCCTCGCACTCCTCTTCGCCCTGCTGCTCGACTCGCCGCTGCTGCGCGGCAAGAAGTTCTTCCGCCTCGCGTTCTTCGTGCCCTACGCGGTGCCGGGCGTCATCGCCGCGATCATGTGGGGCTTCCTGTTCTCCCCCAACCTCTCCCCGTTCCAGGAGCTGACCCGCAACGTCGACTTCCTCGGCGCCGACCTGGTGCTGTGGTCGATCGCGAACGTCGTGACGTGGGTGTTCGTCGGTTACAACATGCTCATCATCTACTCGTCGCTGCTCGCGATCCCGGCCGAGATCTACGAGGCGGCGGTGCTCGACGGCGCCGGCCAGGGGCGCATCGCCTGGTCGATCAAGATCCCGCTCGTCCGTCCCGCGCTCATCCTCACCGCCATCTTCTCGATCATCGGCACCCTCCAGCTCCTCGCCGAGCCGCAGGTGTTCCGATCGTTCAGCTCGGCGGTCACGAGCACGTACACGCCCAACATGACGATCTACGCGACGTCCTCGATCCCGAACGTCAACCTCGCGGCGGCCTTCTCGGTCGTGCTCGCACTGGCCACGTTCATCCTCTCGTTCACGTTCCTGCGCATCACCCGGAAGAAGGCCGAAGCATGA